One Phycisphaeraceae bacterium genomic window carries:
- a CDS encoding 4-alpha-glucanotransferase: MSRASPEHAMRETLAPLCALLGVRDRYTDGLGQRRRAPLDSTLATVRAMGVEAVTVEGLSRATRALAVERLDRTLEPVTLAWGGKLSGIAVRLPRGERARDAHCELALEDGGVVSWKAALRERAPSRAERQAVDAGARIPVRLFICPGPKGAAPMGVHTLRMRVGAMRAESRVIAAPRRAFGAERPWDAWGVFLPLYALTSERSPDIADLTDLRALRDWASSLGSSFVGTLPLFASYLDEPFDPSPYAPVSRAFWNELYLDTGGSRGSGPPDTGSLVEYRGVYARKRAEIDAIAAREMDRASAGSGALWQRIEEDRLLDQYACFRALVERRRAGWRSWPDASDRAVLDQVSPSDPSYLSHAYAQLAMRDQMGALTGGEDRGGLYLDLPLGVHSDGFDAWRFRGQLLEGLSVGAPPDPLFTAGQSWGFAPACPRVGRERCYPILRESLETLMRVSCGVRIDHVMGLHRLFVVPAGFGAKEGLYIQQSLDEQLALVCLLSHRERCRVVGENLGAVPPVVTRTMRTRGVLGMHVAQFAVRADARRAMDPAPAGTLASLNTHDVPPFAAWWRGADIDIWRSLGLMDEAQCAAERAGRVKTTRALSSWLARRAGGSGAVEGELPAMRAVTRALAGGDADALLVTLEDLWGETRPQNVPGTSFELPNWRRRASLTLEGMMADSRVAETLREVHDIRVSRRNNTKRTSRRRIAHG, encoded by the coding sequence GTGAGCCGCGCCTCGCCCGAGCACGCGATGCGAGAGACGCTCGCGCCACTCTGCGCGTTGCTGGGCGTGCGCGACCGGTACACCGACGGGCTCGGGCAGCGCCGGCGCGCGCCGCTTGACTCGACGCTCGCGACGGTGCGCGCGATGGGCGTGGAAGCTGTGACCGTCGAGGGGCTGTCGCGCGCGACGCGCGCGCTGGCGGTGGAGCGACTTGACCGGACTCTCGAGCCCGTGACGCTGGCGTGGGGCGGGAAACTCTCGGGCATCGCGGTTCGCCTGCCTCGCGGCGAGCGCGCCCGCGACGCGCACTGCGAGCTGGCGCTCGAGGACGGTGGCGTCGTGTCGTGGAAGGCGGCGCTGCGAGAGCGTGCCCCGTCGCGCGCCGAGCGGCAGGCCGTCGACGCCGGGGCGCGGATCCCGGTGCGGCTCTTCATCTGCCCTGGCCCGAAGGGCGCGGCCCCGATGGGGGTGCACACGCTGCGGATGCGCGTGGGCGCGATGCGGGCCGAGTCGCGCGTGATCGCGGCGCCTCGCAGGGCGTTCGGCGCGGAGCGCCCGTGGGACGCGTGGGGCGTGTTCCTGCCTCTGTACGCGCTGACGAGCGAGCGCAGCCCCGACATCGCGGACCTGACTGACCTGCGCGCGCTGCGAGACTGGGCGTCGTCGCTTGGGTCGTCGTTCGTGGGCACGCTGCCCCTGTTCGCGTCGTATCTGGACGAGCCGTTCGACCCGAGCCCGTACGCGCCGGTCTCGCGCGCGTTCTGGAACGAGCTGTACCTCGACACGGGCGGTTCGCGCGGGTCGGGCCCGCCCGACACCGGATCGCTCGTGGAGTACCGCGGCGTATACGCGAGGAAGCGCGCGGAGATCGACGCGATCGCGGCGCGCGAGATGGATCGCGCCAGCGCCGGATCGGGCGCGCTCTGGCAGCGTATCGAAGAGGACCGTCTGCTCGACCAGTACGCGTGTTTCCGTGCGCTCGTCGAGCGTCGGCGCGCCGGGTGGCGTTCGTGGCCCGACGCGTCCGACCGGGCCGTGCTGGACCAGGTCTCGCCGAGCGACCCGTCGTATCTTTCGCACGCGTACGCGCAGCTCGCGATGCGCGACCAGATGGGCGCGTTGACCGGCGGGGAGGATCGCGGCGGGCTGTACCTGGACCTGCCTCTGGGCGTGCACTCGGACGGGTTCGACGCGTGGCGTTTCCGCGGGCAGCTGCTCGAGGGGCTGAGCGTCGGCGCGCCGCCCGACCCGCTGTTCACGGCAGGGCAGTCGTGGGGCTTTGCGCCGGCGTGCCCTCGCGTGGGGCGCGAGCGTTGCTACCCGATCCTGCGCGAGTCGCTCGAGACGCTGATGCGTGTGTCGTGCGGCGTGCGGATCGACCATGTGATGGGGTTGCACCGGCTTTTCGTGGTGCCGGCGGGATTCGGCGCGAAGGAGGGGCTGTACATCCAGCAGTCGCTGGACGAGCAGCTCGCGCTGGTGTGCCTGCTGTCGCACCGCGAGCGGTGCCGCGTCGTGGGCGAGAACCTCGGCGCTGTCCCGCCGGTGGTGACGCGCACGATGCGCACGCGCGGCGTGCTGGGGATGCATGTCGCGCAGTTCGCTGTGCGTGCAGACGCTCGTCGCGCGATGGACCCGGCGCCGGCCGGGACGCTGGCGAGTCTGAACACGCACGATGTGCCGCCCTTCGCGGCGTGGTGGCGCGGGGCCGACATCGATATCTGGCGTTCGCTCGGGCTGATGGACGAGGCGCAGTGCGCCGCGGAGCGAGCCGGTCGTGTGAAGACGACGCGGGCGCTCTCGTCGTGGCTGGCCAGGCGAGCGGGGGGCTCCGGAGCGGTGGAGGGCGAGCTTCCGGCGATGCGCGCCGTGACGCGAGCGCTGGCGGGCGGCGACGCGGACGCGCTGCTGGTGACGCTGGAGGACCTGTGGGGGGAGACTCGGCCCCAGAACGTGCCGGGGACATCGTTCGAGCTGCCCAACTGGAGGCGGCGCGCGTCGCTGACGCTCGAGGGGATGA